The following coding sequences are from one Sphaeramia orbicularis chromosome 11, fSphaOr1.1, whole genome shotgun sequence window:
- the LOC115428752 gene encoding lactose-binding lectin l-2-like — protein MLFFIFLSVLALGVASPPGDGEVKLEQGSCLPSWYTFKGRCYKYVATELTWADAELHCVSQWATLVSIHSLEEHNFVKSLIQNFDHAQGHTWIGLSDTHKEGAWMWSDGCPVDYVLWDKGQPDNHQGNEDCVGTNYGESLKWNDMPCSEAFPSVCAFRNPCPRQ, from the coding sequence ATGCTGTTCTTCATCTTCTTATCGGTTCTGGCTCTGGGTGTCGCGTCTCCTCCAGGTGATGGTGAAGTGAAGCTAGAGCAAGGTAGCTGTCTCCCGTCCTGGTACACCTTCAAAGGCCGCTGCTACAAGTATGTTGCCACAGAGCTGACCTGGGCTGACGCAGAGCTCCACTGTGTGTCACAGTGGGCCACCCTGGTGTCCATCCACAGTCTGGAGGAACACAATTTTGTCAAAAGTCTGATCCAGAATTTTGACCATGCTCAGGGACACACCTGGATTGGACTGAGTGACACCCATAAGGAAGGAGCATGGATGTGGTCTGATGGGTGTCCAGTGGACTATGTCCTGTGGGACAAAGGGCAGCCTGACAATCACCAGGGAAATGAAGACTGTGTTGGCACAAACTATGGTGAAAGTTTAAAATGGAATGACATGCCTTGTTCAGAGGCTTTTCCTTCTGTCTGTGCATTTCGTAATCCCTGCCCGAGGCAGTAA